In a single window of the Flavivirga spongiicola genome:
- a CDS encoding NADase-type glycan-binding domain-containing protein codes for MKSIITIFIFITFHSFSQNLKEFETKIEMNFDFGIQVQNDWKERNQLFKDLESEKKSWDNLTEKELKLFEKYDETYNTMWDIEGGGCSWYCGAGDYTVNSSSFLKNQNKNSYEINNINDFSYQTAWVEGIKGYGIGEFIEFTFVPKHPRVTVIKIANGYIKSKEAWKNNSRVKKLKMYVNDTVYGIINLKDVYSLQSIKLEKPIGHSERKDYEKLQKMPKWKIRFEIMEVYKGDKYDDTAISEIFFDGIDVH; via the coding sequence TTGAAATCTATAATTACAATATTTATTTTTATCACTTTTCATTCATTTAGTCAAAACCTGAAAGAATTTGAAACAAAAATTGAAATGAACTTCGATTTTGGAATTCAAGTACAGAATGACTGGAAAGAAAGAAACCAATTGTTTAAAGATTTAGAATCTGAAAAGAAAAGTTGGGACAATCTGACTGAAAAAGAGTTGAAACTGTTTGAAAAATATGACGAGACTTATAACACAATGTGGGATATTGAAGGTGGTGGTTGCAGCTGGTATTGTGGTGCTGGAGATTATACAGTTAACTCTTCATCATTTTTAAAAAATCAGAATAAAAATTCTTATGAGATAAATAACATCAATGATTTTAGTTATCAAACAGCTTGGGTTGAAGGAATAAAAGGTTACGGAATTGGAGAATTTATTGAGTTCACATTTGTTCCAAAACATCCGAGAGTAACAGTTATTAAAATTGCTAATGGTTATATAAAAAGTAAGGAAGCTTGGAAAAATAATTCGCGAGTAAAGAAACTTAAAATGTATGTTAACGATACAGTTTATGGAATAATTAATCTAAAAGATGTTTATTCTTTACAATCAATTAAATTAGAAAAACCAATTGGACATTCTGAAAGAAAAGATTATGAAAAACTACAAAAGATGCCAAAATGGAAAATAAGATTTGAGATTATGGAAGTTTATAAAGGAGATAAGTACGATGACACAGCAATATCCGAAATATTTTTTGACGGAATAGATGTGCATTAA
- a CDS encoding helix-turn-helix transcriptional regulator, which translates to MEEKEKPRLSRLTAILTQLQSKRIITAKQLAEKHDVSVRTIYRDIRTLEKSGIPIVTEEGKGYSIMEGYHLPPVLFTEDEANALITIEQLAIKNKDLSFVKNVTSAIEKIKAILRYSQKGNADLLADRIYFSGNNNEEKTSSNLMQIQSAITQYKVIAIDYTSSENKRTTREIEPFAIYSIHGDFLLVAFCRLRNDFRHFRIDFIEKLVTESQTFSPHNMTIKEYFEKYVKNQ; encoded by the coding sequence ATGGAAGAAAAAGAGAAGCCAAGACTTTCGAGATTAACAGCTATTCTTACCCAACTGCAATCCAAAAGAATTATTACAGCAAAACAACTGGCCGAAAAGCATGATGTAAGTGTAAGAACTATTTATAGAGATATTCGCACACTCGAAAAATCAGGAATACCTATTGTGACCGAAGAAGGAAAAGGCTATTCTATCATGGAAGGCTATCATCTTCCACCTGTTCTTTTCACAGAAGACGAAGCCAATGCATTAATCACTATTGAACAATTAGCTATTAAAAACAAAGACCTCTCATTTGTTAAAAACGTAACTAGTGCCATAGAAAAAATAAAAGCCATTTTACGATACTCTCAAAAGGGGAACGCAGATTTGTTGGCGGACCGAATTTATTTTAGCGGGAACAACAATGAAGAAAAAACGAGCAGCAACCTAATGCAGATACAATCGGCTATTACCCAATATAAAGTTATAGCAATTGACTATACTTCTTCTGAAAATAAACGAACCACTCGAGAAATTGAGCCTTTTGCTATCTACAGCATCCATGGAGATTTCCTACTAGTCGCCTTTTGTCGATTACGCAATGATTTTAGACACTTCAGAATAGATTTTATTGAAAAGCTTGTGACTGAAAGCCAAACATTTAGTCCACACAATATGACCATAAAGGAGTATTTCGAAAAATATGTAAAAAATCAATAA
- a CDS encoding DUF4345 domain-containing protein gives MEIIRIVILTLSALMLVFVGIMRLSNPIKTYLKSSGIRLENDTSLLNEMRGVAAVMLCAGIIILLGTFIEKLTFNSHLVASLIFLGFAIGRLISLKADGKPSKQITQGILFEIILGVANAFCLINVLGQV, from the coding sequence ATGGAAATCATCAGAATCGTAATCTTAACATTATCAGCTTTAATGCTTGTCTTTGTAGGTATAATGAGGTTAAGCAACCCAATAAAAACATATTTAAAAAGCTCAGGAATCAGACTAGAAAATGATACCAGTTTATTAAATGAAATGAGAGGAGTTGCTGCAGTAATGCTTTGTGCAGGAATCATTATTTTACTTGGAACATTTATCGAAAAGTTAACTTTTAATTCGCATTTAGTCGCTTCATTAATTTTTCTAGGCTTTGCAATTGGCAGGTTAATAAGCCTAAAAGCTGATGGAAAGCCGAGTAAGCAAATTACTCAAGGAATTTTATTTGAAATTATATTAGGTGTTGCAAATGCTTTTTGCCTGATTAATGTTTTAGGTCAAGTATAA
- a CDS encoding AraC family transcriptional regulator, whose protein sequence is MNYKEYSPTVLLEQYIDTYWVSGSSDYATESRILPDGYVDLIFDIDKDSYTFWDNSIRVSGMMTTYRNVVSKENSETFGIRFKTGQFNAISNIPLSEIKNKTINASDIIPKCDNFIYEELISKKNHRDKLQFIEEFLMKLINCSNSNKNSLVLSVCSSISSNFQSIDLVKIAQNHFISLRQLERRFKATVGVTMKEYHSIVRFSKTVESISNNPTKSLLNTAFDNGYFDHSHLTKEINRMAGINPSEF, encoded by the coding sequence ATGAACTATAAAGAATACTCACCAACAGTTTTATTAGAACAATACATTGATACTTATTGGGTGTCAGGAAGCTCTGATTATGCAACGGAATCTAGAATCCTTCCAGATGGATATGTTGACCTTATTTTTGATATAGACAAAGACTCATACACTTTTTGGGATAATAGTATTAGGGTTTCAGGGATGATGACAACATATAGAAATGTTGTTTCTAAAGAAAATTCAGAGACTTTTGGAATTCGTTTTAAAACTGGACAGTTCAACGCTATTTCAAATATTCCACTCTCAGAAATTAAAAATAAAACAATAAATGCTTCCGATATAATCCCAAAGTGTGACAATTTTATATACGAAGAACTAATTAGTAAAAAAAACCATCGTGATAAACTACAATTTATCGAGGAGTTTTTAATGAAACTAATCAATTGTTCAAATTCAAATAAAAATAGTTTAGTACTTTCAGTTTGTTCTTCTATTAGTTCTAATTTTCAATCGATAGACTTGGTTAAAATAGCTCAAAATCATTTTATAAGTTTAAGGCAATTAGAGAGACGTTTTAAAGCAACTGTAGGGGTTACTATGAAAGAATACCATTCAATAGTTCGATTTAGCAAAACGGTTGAAAGTATTTCTAATAACCCAACTAAAAGTTTATTAAATACGGCTTTTGATAATGGTTATTTTGACCATTCACACCTTACAAAAGAGATTAATCGAATGGCAGGAATAAATCCTTCGGAGTTTTAA
- a CDS encoding VOC family protein, with protein MRKYMLILTLASFYFNSYSQAKENTMMKLESLTPNIMVKNVNATLDYYTKRLGFKLVDTNPESGQYEWGYVMFDNVGLMFQEEKSLKDEYKELEPQNVGGALTFYIRIENINDLYKKIVDGVKIIKPMNKTFYGTNEFAIMDLNGFILTFSETPK; from the coding sequence ATGAGAAAATATATGCTAATATTAACCTTAGCTAGTTTTTATTTTAATTCTTATTCTCAAGCAAAAGAAAATACTATGATGAAATTAGAATCACTCACACCAAATATAATGGTGAAAAACGTAAATGCCACTTTAGATTATTACACTAAGAGGTTAGGTTTTAAATTAGTTGATACCAATCCAGAATCTGGTCAATACGAATGGGGCTACGTGATGTTCGACAATGTTGGATTGATGTTTCAAGAAGAAAAATCATTAAAAGATGAATATAAAGAACTAGAACCACAGAATGTTGGAGGTGCTTTAACATTTTACATTCGAATTGAAAACATAAATGATCTTTATAAAAAGATAGTAGATGGGGTTAAAATAATAAAGCCTATGAATAAAACCTTTTACGGTACCAATGAGTTTGCCATAATGGATTTAAACGGATTTATCTTAACTTTTTCTGAAACACCAAAATAG
- a CDS encoding class I SAM-dependent methyltransferase — MDFEKIAKQLAHPSGAFGIEVALGMNKMNKFISKTTYELLQVSNADRVLEIGPGNGKFIKDILNSGNNIYYTGIDISETMIAEAKKINDNLIKAGYVDLILTDVEKMPFLEEAFNKICTANTIYFWQNPSAVLKEVYRTLTKDGLFVISFRPYIKGQSLDFSEYGFTEYKSEDVEAIIHQTEFKIIEKREQIESPIEFNGQIHNLTSQYYLLQKNYC; from the coding sequence ATGGATTTTGAAAAGATAGCAAAACAATTAGCACATCCTTCAGGAGCGTTTGGAATTGAGGTGGCATTAGGAATGAATAAAATGAACAAGTTTATTAGCAAAACAACTTATGAATTATTACAAGTAAGTAACGCTGATAGAGTATTAGAAATTGGACCAGGTAACGGTAAGTTTATAAAAGATATTCTTAATTCTGGAAATAATATTTATTACACAGGCATAGATATTTCTGAGACAATGATCGCTGAAGCTAAGAAAATTAATGACAATCTCATTAAGGCTGGATATGTAGATCTAATTCTTACAGATGTAGAAAAAATGCCATTTTTGGAAGAGGCATTTAACAAAATATGTACAGCTAATACTATTTATTTTTGGCAAAACCCGTCTGCGGTATTAAAAGAAGTTTATAGAACATTAACTAAGGACGGGCTGTTTGTTATTTCTTTTAGACCTTATATCAAGGGACAATCACTTGACTTCTCCGAGTATGGATTTACAGAATATAAATCCGAAGACGTTGAGGCTATAATACACCAAACCGAATTCAAGATAATCGAAAAAAGAGAACAAATTGAGTCTCCAATTGAGTTTAATGGACAAATCCATAATTTGACATCTCAATATTATCTACTGCAAAAAAACTACTGCTAA
- a CDS encoding helix-turn-helix domain-containing protein, with translation MSIENIPEIYIKDKKESPDVFVYDFKMTNDVVKSKVNLGMNMFSFLQVGKKQVHFAGTSVAVNKDQSLLLKKGNWLWTELLDTDAIYYCKLLFFSEKKLKEFLEKNSKNKQIVKDEIPYFVIRNDAYIISYLNSLSTISEAPTVFMENLLSIKFEELMLYLLQKYGKKFELYLHSLVIKDTSPFKKIVENKMHSNLKLEEIAFLCNMSLSTFKRRFVSEYKMSPGKWLQDKRLQKAKETLEQGILKPSDIYLDFGYNNLSNFSIAFKNKFGFNPKETSN, from the coding sequence ATGTCAATAGAAAACATACCGGAAATCTACATTAAGGACAAAAAAGAAAGCCCTGATGTATTCGTTTATGATTTTAAAATGACTAATGATGTTGTTAAAAGTAAGGTTAATTTAGGCATGAATATGTTTAGCTTTTTACAAGTTGGAAAAAAGCAAGTACACTTCGCGGGAACATCAGTTGCAGTAAATAAAGACCAATCCTTACTTCTAAAAAAAGGAAATTGGCTTTGGACAGAATTATTAGATACTGATGCTATTTATTATTGTAAGCTTTTGTTTTTTTCTGAGAAAAAACTCAAAGAGTTTTTAGAAAAAAACTCTAAAAACAAACAAATAGTAAAAGATGAAATACCATATTTTGTCATTAGAAATGATGCGTATATCATTTCATATTTAAATTCATTATCAACGATTAGTGAAGCACCAACGGTTTTTATGGAGAATTTACTTTCTATAAAATTTGAAGAATTGATGCTTTATCTTCTACAGAAATATGGAAAAAAATTTGAGTTATATCTACATTCTTTAGTAATTAAAGACACTTCTCCATTTAAAAAAATTGTTGAAAACAAAATGCATTCTAACCTAAAATTAGAGGAAATCGCGTTTTTATGCAATATGAGTTTATCTACTTTTAAACGCCGTTTTGTTAGCGAATACAAAATGTCGCCAGGAAAATGGCTTCAGGACAAACGTCTTCAAAAGGCAAAAGAAACATTAGAACAAGGGATTTTAAAACCATCAGACATCTATTTAGATTTTGGCTATAACAACCTTTCAAACTTCAGTATAGCATTTAAAAACAAATTCGGTTTTAACCCAAAGGAAACCTCTAATTAA
- a CDS encoding GlcG/HbpS family heme-binding protein, producing the protein MNISLSQAEKIISAAKEKSRSIDTKMNIAIVDAGANLVAFSRMDGAWLGSLDISIKKAKTARYFDMNTGIIGELSQPGGALYNIEHSNNGLITFPGGVPIKNASGEIIGAIGVSGSSVENDHAVAEAGASAI; encoded by the coding sequence ATGAATATTTCATTATCACAAGCTGAAAAAATTATTTCAGCTGCAAAAGAAAAATCTAGATCTATAGACACAAAAATGAACATCGCCATTGTAGATGCAGGAGCAAATTTAGTAGCTTTTAGTCGTATGGATGGTGCTTGGTTAGGTTCACTTGACATCTCTATTAAAAAAGCGAAAACAGCTCGTTATTTTGATATGAATACTGGAATAATAGGGGAATTATCTCAGCCAGGAGGTGCTCTATACAATATCGAGCATTCAAATAATGGACTTATTACTTTTCCAGGTGGTGTACCAATTAAAAATGCATCAGGCGAAATCATTGGAGCTATTGGAGTAAGTGGAAGTTCAGTTGAAAATGACCACGCTGTTGCAGAAGCAGGAGCATCAGCAATCTAA
- a CDS encoding MIP/aquaporin family protein, whose product MKKYIAEFIGTFALVFCGTGAIIVNQQTSGDLGLIGIALAFGIIISAMIYIFGNISGTHINPSITIALAIGKLTTKKDAAFYISAQILGAILASGLLKFMFPQNLTLGSTIPSGELLQSFILEFILTFFLMLTILGVTAKKEFSNMAGFIIGLVVTGIILFAGPISGGSFNPARSFAPAIVSGNITALWIYITAPTLGAIVAVLVWKVFNKTE is encoded by the coding sequence ATGAAAAAATATATTGCTGAATTTATTGGCACGTTTGCTTTAGTTTTTTGTGGTACAGGAGCAATAATAGTAAACCAACAAACCAGTGGGGATTTAGGTTTAATAGGAATTGCTTTAGCTTTTGGAATAATAATTAGCGCTATGATTTATATTTTCGGAAATATTTCTGGCACACACATAAACCCATCCATTACTATAGCTTTAGCAATAGGAAAGCTAACGACAAAAAAGGATGCGGCATTTTATATTTCTGCTCAAATTCTCGGAGCTATTTTAGCAAGTGGGTTGCTTAAATTTATGTTTCCTCAAAATTTAACATTAGGATCTACAATTCCATCTGGCGAATTATTACAATCCTTCATTTTAGAATTTATATTGACATTCTTTTTAATGCTCACCATTTTAGGAGTGACAGCTAAAAAAGAATTTTCTAATATGGCAGGGTTTATAATAGGATTGGTAGTTACTGGAATCATCCTATTTGCAGGTCCAATTTCTGGTGGTTCATTTAATCCAGCGAGAAGTTTTGCACCAGCAATTGTATCTGGAAACATTACAGCACTTTGGATTTATATTACTGCGCCAACATTAGGTGCCATAGTAGCAGTATTAGTTTGGAAAGTATTTAATAAAACAGAATGA
- a CDS encoding PhzF family phenazine biosynthesis protein, with product MKLDLYQIDAFTDKVFGGNPACIVPLDEWLSDELLLKITKENAVAETAFYVDKGDKIHLRWFTPEIEMDLCGHATLATAHCLNSILNYDKDKIIFETLSGDLTVFIENDFYSLDFPSRIPLVSELPETIENSLNIKPKEVYKSRDYMLIYDSEEEIKNIKINRQIFDQINLDPGGVIVTSKGNNCDFVSRFFTPQSSILEDPVTGSAHCSLIPFWSNRLNKKELSAMQISERVGKLKCRDKNDRVIISGQAKTYSIGSLWID from the coding sequence ATGAAATTAGACCTTTATCAAATAGATGCATTTACTGATAAGGTTTTTGGTGGAAATCCAGCTTGCATTGTTCCTCTAGATGAATGGCTGTCAGACGAGTTACTTTTAAAAATAACTAAGGAAAATGCAGTAGCAGAAACTGCATTTTATGTTGACAAAGGAGACAAAATACATTTACGGTGGTTTACTCCAGAAATTGAAATGGATTTATGTGGACACGCTACTCTTGCAACGGCACATTGTTTGAATTCAATTTTAAATTACGATAAAGACAAAATAATCTTTGAAACGTTGAGTGGAGATTTAACAGTTTTTATAGAAAACGATTTTTATTCTTTGGATTTTCCATCAAGAATACCTCTGGTTTCGGAATTACCAGAAACAATAGAAAATTCATTAAATATAAAGCCTAAGGAAGTTTATAAGTCAAGAGATTATATGTTAATTTACGACTCTGAAGAAGAGATAAAAAACATCAAAATTAATAGGCAAATATTTGACCAAATAAACCTTGACCCGGGAGGCGTTATTGTGACATCTAAAGGCAATAATTGTGATTTTGTTTCAAGATTTTTCACACCACAGTCCTCCATCTTAGAGGATCCGGTAACAGGTTCAGCACATTGTTCTCTAATCCCATTTTGGTCAAACAGACTTAACAAAAAGGAGCTTTCCGCTATGCAAATTTCCGAAAGAGTTGGAAAATTAAAATGTCGAGATAAAAACGATAGAGTCATAATAAGCGGTCAAGCAAAAACGTATTCAATAGGTTCTTTATGGATTGACTAA